One window from the genome of Candidatus Synechococcus calcipolaris G9 encodes:
- a CDS encoding prepilin peptidase: MNTVIHLFSGLLVFSLGAAVGSFLNVVIYRIPAGISLLYPPSRCPVCLTRLRPYDNIPILGWILLRGQCRYCHTSISYRYPLIETLTAILFLWVFLLLGWQWQTLSYWIFLSWLLALGMIDLDTLTLPHPLTKWGLITGVVIQTVMPGLTGGWQATLIGFSESVVAAVIGIWLFDLVRWGGAIAMKQDVMGGGDGKLAALIGAWLGWKLLLLTFFLGSTLGAIVGVGGIALGLIHRRQPIPFGPFLAVAAMVAALFGDALMNSYLDWLFPGMIQGIILAATHGGAIV, translated from the coding sequence ATTAATACGGTCATTCACCTGTTTAGTGGCTTGCTTGTGTTTAGCTTGGGGGCCGCTGTCGGTAGCTTTCTGAATGTAGTAATCTATCGAATTCCGGCAGGGATATCCCTGCTCTATCCGCCATCCCGCTGCCCAGTGTGTCTGACCCGTCTCCGACCCTACGACAATATTCCCATTTTGGGTTGGATTCTTTTGCGGGGGCAATGCCGCTATTGTCACACATCCATTTCCTATCGCTATCCCCTGATTGAAACCCTGACGGCGATTCTCTTTCTCTGGGTCTTTCTCCTATTGGGTTGGCAATGGCAAACCCTGAGCTACTGGATATTTCTGAGTTGGCTTTTGGCCCTAGGAATGATTGATCTCGATACCCTGACGTTGCCCCATCCATTGACGAAGTGGGGGTTGATCACTGGGGTGGTGATACAAACGGTGATGCCGGGACTTACTGGGGGATGGCAGGCAACGCTCATCGGATTCAGTGAGTCTGTTGTTGCGGCAGTGATCGGGATTTGGTTGTTTGATCTGGTTCGCTGGGGTGGGGCGATCGCCATGAAACAGGACGTGATGGGGGGGGGCGATGGTAAATTAGCGGCTCTGATTGGAGCTTGGCTCGGTTGGAAATTATTATTGTTGACCTTCTTTTTGGGTTCAACTCTTGGGGCGATCGTTGGCGTGGGCGGGATTGCCCTAGGTCTAATTCACCGCCGTCAACCCATTCCCTTTGGTCCCTTCTTAGCGGTGGCGGCAATGGTAGCGGCCCTCTTTGGTGATGCCTTAATGAACAGCTATTTAGACTGGTTATTTCCAGGGATGATTCAGGGGATCATTTTGGCGGCGACCCATGGTGGGGCCATCGTTTAG
- a CDS encoding cupin domain-containing protein: MKIKPLVMLAIALVGGLYLLSFNVRTSVAQDANPLLDINEINKVRVSNIDTNFPDFSTNEQVNLAQRSPALGQAAAATHPRFSCDPRQVDVHQYSGGVISYCRNEQLTAAETDSARVDIQPNAARTPHWHNTWEEQILLSGTATTTMIDPTGQSYQERLEPGTIVVIPAGWTHWSETLGNQTASFILVFPAGFKTFELSDSMVKLNPAIMAAMMGEELSNVKHNRDKLVLLKSPNP; this comes from the coding sequence ATGAAAATAAAACCGCTCGTAATGTTGGCGATCGCCCTGGTTGGGGGGTTATACCTACTAAGTTTTAATGTGAGAACATCTGTGGCTCAAGATGCCAACCCGTTGCTTGATATCAATGAAATCAATAAAGTCAGGGTTAGTAATATTGATACGAATTTCCCTGATTTTAGCACCAATGAACAGGTCAATTTAGCCCAGCGATCGCCCGCTCTCGGCCAAGCTGCCGCCGCTACCCATCCACGATTTTCCTGCGATCCAAGGCAGGTGGATGTGCATCAATATAGTGGCGGAGTCATTTCCTACTGCCGCAACGAGCAGTTGACCGCCGCCGAAACCGATTCAGCCAGGGTAGACATTCAGCCCAATGCAGCCCGTACCCCCCATTGGCATAACACCTGGGAAGAACAGATTCTCCTATCGGGCACAGCAACCACCACCATGATTGATCCCACAGGCCAGAGCTATCAAGAACGCCTTGAACCAGGAACTATTGTCGTTATTCCTGCGGGGTGGACCCATTGGTCGGAAACCCTGGGCAATCAGACCGCAAGTTTTATCCTGGTATTTCCCGCAGGATTCAAGACCTTTGAGTTGAGTGACTCCATGGTCAAACTCAATCCCGCCATCATGGCCGCAATGATGGGTGAGGAGCTATCCAACGTCAAACACAATCGAGATAAACTCGTTCTTTTGAAGTCTCCTAACCCCTAG
- the hpnH gene encoding adenosyl-hopene transferase HpnH yields MGVHIKQAVEIATYIISQRLQGKKRFPLTLMLEPLFRCNLACSGCGKIQHPLDILRKNLTPEECFRAVEECGAPVVAIPGGEPLLHPQIDEIVRGLVARRKFVYLCTNGILLEDNLHKFQPSPYLTFSVHLDGLREWHDKCVDRKGVFDTAVKAIKAAKSKGFRVTTNTTIFEGANVKETQAFFDFVSTLGTDGMMISPGYAYEWAPDQQHFLKREQTRALFREILAPFRAGEKKWNFNHNPLFLDFLTGEKDYECTPWGMPSYSVLGWQKPCYLMNEGHYQTWQELLDNTDWDNYGHQSGNPKCQDCMVHCGYEPTAAMDAFNPSNMMKAAGSLF; encoded by the coding sequence ATGGGTGTACACATAAAGCAAGCGGTTGAGATTGCAACCTACATCATTTCCCAGCGGTTGCAGGGCAAAAAACGGTTTCCGCTTACCCTCATGCTTGAACCCCTCTTTCGCTGCAATCTTGCCTGTAGCGGTTGTGGCAAAATTCAGCATCCCCTAGATATTTTACGGAAAAATTTAACTCCTGAAGAGTGCTTTCGCGCCGTTGAGGAATGTGGTGCGCCGGTGGTGGCCATTCCTGGGGGAGAACCCCTCCTCCATCCCCAAATTGATGAAATTGTGCGGGGTTTGGTGGCCCGGCGTAAGTTTGTTTACCTCTGTACCAATGGGATTCTCCTGGAAGACAATCTCCACAAGTTCCAGCCCTCTCCTTACCTCACCTTCAGCGTTCACTTGGATGGTCTCCGGGAATGGCATGACAAATGTGTCGATCGCAAGGGGGTATTTGACACGGCGGTCAAAGCCATTAAAGCCGCCAAGTCCAAGGGGTTCCGCGTCACCACCAACACCACCATTTTTGAAGGGGCCAATGTCAAGGAAACTCAGGCCTTCTTTGATTTTGTCAGTACCCTGGGCACCGATGGCATGATGATTTCTCCAGGCTATGCCTACGAATGGGCCCCGGATCAACAGCATTTCCTCAAACGGGAGCAAACTCGGGCCCTGTTCCGGGAAATTTTAGCTCCCTTCCGCGCCGGTGAGAAAAAATGGAATTTCAACCATAATCCCCTCTTTTTAGATTTCCTGACCGGGGAAAAGGACTATGAATGCACCCCCTGGGGAATGCCCAGCTATAGTGTCCTAGGTTGGCAGAAGCCCTGCTATCTGATGAATGAAGGCCATTATCAAACCTGGCAGGAGTTGCTGGATAACACGGACTGGGATAATTATGGCCACCAGAGCGGCAATCCCAAATGTCAGGATTGCATGGTGCATTGTGGCTATGAACCCACTGCGGCCATGGATGCCTTTAATCCCTCCAACATGATGAAGGCGGCGGGGAGCCTATTCTAG
- a CDS encoding Rne/Rng family ribonuclease, whose amino-acid sequence MSKQIIIAEQFRLAAVFAEDQIQELIVATGSHQVGDVYLGIVENVLPGIDAAFVNLGDTARNGFIHVSDLGPLRLKRTAGAITELLTPQQKVLVQVMKEPTGNKGPRLTGNVSLPGRYLVLMPYGRGVNLSRRIGSDSERHRLRALGILVKPAGMGLLVRTEAEGVSEEAILEDLELLQRQWETVQQQAASNRPPTLLGRDDDFIQRVLRDVYSSDVNRIVVDTAGGVKRVKQHLMNWNSNKPPVGVLIDHHQENIPILDYFRVNAAIREALKPRVDLPSGGYVIIEPTEALTVVDVNSGSFTSSATARETVLWTNCEAATEIARQLRLRNVAGVIIVDFIDMDSRRDQLQLLEHFSKELRADKARPQIAQLSELGLVELTRKRQGQNIYELFGRPCGACGGHGHLVHLPGESEESPGESLERTVISRTIETRRSPESRSDSYDSSASDIQLINHPGYQEVGGTRQRSSRSRGGNGSPARPTRSRGEAPSNGRKNASPAPELTDAVNSPANSVTKVIPTEKATPVETHRDNSSSGGGRPSRPTRAPRPRSEPSEVIAVTMTQEEQQIYAAMGISPIVLYPDEVKNVRSAVVMVALPGQTPVPPPEKEAPAIANEDSSENSESSENGEGSESPGDSKGGESMNDTTPVTSSKTTKVIKVEPIVVKTAAIAPDGIGSASSKNESDEPTEKPEPTPLPVPAEAPSPEVKNAEVAVPSGRRRRRRGASEQLSLETDT is encoded by the coding sequence ATGTCTAAGCAAATTATTATTGCCGAACAGTTTCGCCTTGCTGCCGTTTTTGCTGAAGATCAAATTCAAGAACTCATCGTCGCCACCGGAAGTCACCAAGTTGGAGATGTTTACCTAGGAATTGTTGAGAACGTCTTACCCGGTATTGACGCAGCCTTTGTGAATCTGGGGGATACGGCTCGCAATGGGTTTATCCATGTCAGTGATTTAGGCCCCCTGCGCCTGAAGCGCACCGCTGGGGCCATTACAGAGCTATTGACTCCCCAGCAAAAGGTTTTGGTTCAGGTCATGAAGGAACCAACGGGGAATAAGGGGCCTCGGCTGACGGGAAATGTGTCCTTACCGGGACGCTACTTAGTATTGATGCCCTATGGTCGTGGGGTGAATCTCTCCCGTCGCATTGGTAGTGATAGTGAACGGCATCGGCTGCGGGCCCTCGGTATTTTAGTCAAGCCTGCGGGCATGGGCCTGTTAGTGCGGACAGAGGCGGAGGGCGTTTCCGAGGAAGCCATTTTAGAGGATTTAGAGCTATTGCAGCGGCAGTGGGAAACGGTGCAGCAGCAGGCGGCCTCGAATCGTCCCCCCACCCTCCTTGGCCGGGATGATGATTTTATCCAGCGGGTACTGCGGGATGTCTATAGCAGTGACGTGAATCGGATTGTGGTGGATACTGCCGGTGGAGTCAAGCGGGTGAAGCAACACCTGATGAATTGGAATAGTAATAAGCCACCGGTGGGAGTTTTAATTGATCATCACCAAGAAAATATTCCCATCCTGGATTACTTCCGAGTGAATGCCGCCATCCGCGAAGCCCTCAAGCCTCGGGTGGATCTCCCCTCCGGTGGTTATGTGATTATTGAGCCAACGGAAGCCCTCACCGTTGTGGATGTCAACTCTGGCTCCTTTACCAGTTCAGCCACGGCCCGAGAAACGGTATTGTGGACCAATTGTGAAGCGGCCACCGAAATTGCCCGTCAACTGCGGCTACGGAATGTGGCGGGGGTGATCATTGTCGATTTTATTGATATGGATTCCCGCCGTGATCAACTTCAGTTATTAGAGCATTTTAGTAAGGAGCTACGGGCAGATAAGGCCCGTCCTCAAATTGCCCAATTGTCAGAACTGGGATTGGTGGAACTGACCCGGAAACGACAGGGACAAAACATTTATGAGTTGTTTGGTCGGCCCTGTGGAGCCTGTGGGGGCCATGGTCATCTCGTCCATTTACCCGGGGAGTCTGAGGAAAGTCCGGGGGAAAGTTTGGAGCGAACGGTGATTTCCCGAACCATTGAGACGCGACGTTCCCCTGAATCCCGCAGTGATAGCTATGATTCCAGCGCCAGTGATATTCAACTTATTAATCATCCTGGCTACCAGGAGGTGGGAGGAACTCGCCAGCGATCGTCCCGTTCCCGTGGCGGGAATGGATCCCCAGCGCGGCCAACCCGTTCCCGTGGTGAGGCTCCCAGTAATGGTCGCAAAAATGCTAGTCCCGCCCCGGAGCTAACAGATGCGGTTAATTCTCCGGCCAACTCGGTGACTAAGGTTATTCCCACGGAGAAAGCGACTCCGGTGGAAACCCATCGAGATAACTCTAGTTCTGGTGGTGGTCGTCCATCGCGGCCGACCCGTGCGCCCCGTCCCCGATCTGAACCCAGTGAAGTCATTGCCGTCACTATGACCCAGGAAGAACAGCAGATCTATGCGGCCATGGGTATTTCCCCCATTGTGCTCTATCCAGATGAGGTCAAGAATGTGCGATCGGCGGTTGTGATGGTGGCCTTGCCGGGCCAGACTCCGGTACCGCCGCCGGAAAAAGAAGCTCCAGCGATCGCCAATGAAGACAGTTCAGAGAATTCTGAAAGTTCTGAGAATGGTGAGGGGTCTGAGAGTCCTGGGGATTCTAAGGGGGGCGAAAGTATGAACGATACAACGCCAGTGACCTCTTCTAAAACAACCAAGGTCATTAAGGTTGAACCAATTGTGGTAAAAACGGCGGCGATCGCCCCGGATGGGATCGGTTCAGCTTCCTCAAAGAACGAGTCTGATGAACCCACTGAAAAACCTGAGCCAACTCCCCTGCCAGTTCCAGCAGAAGCTCCTAGCCCAGAAGTAAAAAATGCTGAGGTAGCTGTCCCCAGTGGACGACGGCGGCGGCGGCGAGGTGCCTCGGAGCAATTATCCCTTGAGACGGATACCTAG
- a CDS encoding cytochrome b6-f complex subunit PetL, with protein sequence MAVLAYFIWVAAVMGVAVGLFYGLRSAKLI encoded by the coding sequence ATGGCAGTTTTAGCGTATTTTATCTGGGTTGCTGCGGTGATGGGGGTTGCGGTGGGTCTGTTCTATGGCCTGCGTTCCGCTAAGTTAATTTGA
- a CDS encoding heavy metal translocating P-type ATPase, producing MAQLTSAVVPRDSTPMPSATIALNVGGMRCGGCVKSVERILLGQEQVTGAAVNLMTGTAMVTYQVTSQGTELDPQDLADRLTAAGFKTHVPNPADPLDWTISPAESPSPWPLVSALGLLLLSSLGHLQHIVPIHVPILSSMLWHWALATVALLGPGRRILQEGGRGAWEGRPNMNTLVALGSLAAYGASGVAWLWPQLGWECFFDEPVMMISFILLGRTLEERARSRAKHSLQALLALQPAIAQWLPHPDSETSLPVPVTQIQPGDWLRVLGGDKFPVDGYVVRGETLVEESMLTGESLPVPKVAIAPDTLPQPTDQRLSYVIAGSMNQLAPVTIQADRRGQDTFLGQILALVTAAQTRKAPVQQFADTLAGYFCYGVLTFAALTFAFWFLGGRSLLGLTDSQSVALISLKLAITVLVIACPCALGLATPTAILVGTSRGAEQGLLIRGGDILEQVQQLTTIAFDKTGTLTTGKLTLESLESVNGMDTSELLRWAASLEQEVHHPLANAIAQAWQTHCAMAESDGTPNDNDMAQNHPALLPVTHKQVCPGQGIRAVIQDQPVAIGRLSWLETQGIDICREPSPRQAMSQIGLAINGELAACFTLADTLRADAKITLEALKSLGLTVHVLTGDQRDATLALLQPLSLSPEQIHTRLLPGEKVTLIQTWQSQGEKVAMVGDGINDGPALTTANVGIALASGTDVALEAADIVLIHNQLEDVVTALALGRATLGKIRQNLFWACAYNLVGLPIAAGVLLPHWHISLTPSVAAACMAVSSIAVVTNSLLLKPRSPLR from the coding sequence ATGGCCCAGCTTACCTCGGCAGTGGTTCCCAGGGATTCAACCCCAATGCCCTCTGCCACGATCGCCCTGAATGTGGGGGGAATGCGTTGTGGCGGATGTGTTAAATCCGTGGAGCGGATCCTATTGGGCCAGGAACAAGTCACAGGGGCCGCGGTGAATTTAATGACCGGAACGGCGATGGTGACATACCAGGTAACATCCCAAGGAACAGAACTTGATCCCCAGGATTTGGCCGATCGCCTCACGGCCGCAGGATTTAAGACCCATGTTCCCAACCCGGCGGATCCCCTAGACTGGACGATTTCCCCAGCGGAATCCCCCTCTCCCTGGCCATTGGTATCTGCTCTGGGCCTGTTACTCCTCTCCAGCTTGGGCCATCTTCAGCATATTGTACCGATCCATGTACCGATTTTAAGTTCGATGCTCTGGCATTGGGCCCTGGCCACTGTTGCGTTGCTGGGCCCCGGCCGTCGTATTTTGCAAGAGGGGGGCCGGGGAGCTTGGGAAGGACGGCCCAATATGAATACCTTGGTGGCCCTGGGGAGCTTGGCGGCCTATGGGGCCAGTGGGGTGGCCTGGTTATGGCCCCAGTTGGGCTGGGAGTGCTTTTTTGATGAGCCGGTGATGATGATTAGCTTTATCCTTTTGGGACGCACCCTAGAGGAAAGGGCCCGTTCTCGTGCCAAGCATAGCTTACAGGCTCTTTTAGCTCTCCAACCGGCGATCGCCCAGTGGTTACCTCACCCCGATAGTGAGACCAGTTTGCCTGTGCCAGTCACCCAGATTCAACCCGGAGATTGGCTAAGGGTCTTAGGGGGGGATAAATTTCCTGTGGATGGCTATGTGGTGCGGGGAGAAACCTTGGTGGAGGAATCGATGTTAACGGGGGAATCCCTACCCGTGCCCAAGGTGGCGATCGCCCCGGACACCTTACCCCAACCCACGGATCAGCGTCTCTCCTACGTGATTGCCGGCAGTATGAATCAATTGGCACCCGTGACGATTCAAGCCGATCGCCGTGGTCAAGACACCTTTCTCGGCCAGATTCTTGCTCTGGTGACAGCGGCCCAAACCCGAAAAGCACCGGTACAACAATTTGCCGATACCTTGGCGGGGTATTTTTGCTATGGTGTCCTAACCTTTGCCGCCCTCACCTTTGCCTTTTGGTTCCTAGGGGGGCGATCGCTCCTGGGGTTAACGGATAGCCAAAGTGTGGCTTTAATCAGCCTAAAATTAGCCATTACGGTTTTGGTCATTGCCTGTCCCTGTGCCCTTGGCCTGGCTACCCCCACCGCGATTTTAGTGGGAACTAGCCGTGGGGCTGAACAGGGGCTACTCATTCGTGGTGGAGATATTTTGGAGCAGGTGCAGCAACTCACCACCATCGCCTTCGATAAAACCGGAACCCTCACCACCGGCAAACTGACCCTAGAGTCCCTAGAGTCCGTCAATGGCATGGATACCTCAGAGCTATTGCGCTGGGCCGCCAGTCTAGAGCAGGAGGTGCATCACCCCCTGGCTAACGCGATCGCCCAGGCTTGGCAAACCCATTGTGCAATGGCTGAGTCTGATGGTACGCCAAATGATAATGACATGGCCCAGAACCATCCAGCTCTCTTACCTGTAACCCATAAACAGGTCTGTCCCGGCCAGGGGATTCGGGCCGTCATTCAGGATCAACCCGTAGCCATTGGTCGTTTGAGTTGGTTAGAAACCCAAGGCATTGATATTTGCCGCGAACCCTCCCCTAGGCAAGCTATGAGCCAGATTGGCCTTGCCATTAACGGAGAACTGGCGGCCTGTTTTACCCTGGCGGATACGCTACGGGCCGATGCCAAAATAACCCTTGAGGCCCTCAAATCCCTGGGCTTAACCGTCCATGTGTTGACGGGTGATCAACGGGACGCAACCTTAGCATTGCTCCAACCCTTGAGCCTATCGCCGGAACAGATCCATACTCGCCTCTTACCCGGTGAAAAAGTGACATTAATCCAAACCTGGCAGAGCCAAGGAGAAAAGGTGGCCATGGTGGGGGATGGCATCAACGATGGTCCGGCCCTAACAACGGCAAATGTGGGTATTGCCCTAGCTAGTGGTACGGATGTGGCCCTAGAAGCGGCGGATATTGTCCTTATCCATAATCAGTTAGAGGATGTCGTCACCGCCCTTGCCTTAGGTCGGGCCACCCTGGGGAAAATTCGCCAAAATCTTTTTTGGGCCTGCGCCTATAACTTAGTTGGTCTGCCCATTGCGGCGGGGGTGTTGTTACCCCATTGGCACATTAGTCTCACGCCGAGTGTGGCCGCTGCCTGTATGGCCGTCAGTTCCATTGCGGTGGTAACAAATTCACTCCTATTGAAACCGCGATCGCCATTGCGGTGA